The genomic DNA TCATTATGACTGAGGTGACTGGTTGGGCTTTCCGTTGGCAGGTAGGTTGGTGTCCGTTGCCTGTATCGTTTGGTTGCAAGGTCAACTAGAGTGAGTGCAACTGCTTCCGGCCTTTTCACGTTCACATTTCTCCTTCCCGGTCGAGGACAGCACCGTactccttccttcttttaTTCTTGAACCAGCAGGCCAGTGCTTTTTCAATAACCCCAGAGTCTGTCTGCTTTCTtgcttttctctctctctctctctctctctctctctctctctctctctctttctctttccaaAACATTCGctttcaccctcctcgactctctgaaaaaaaaaacaagataTTCTCTCGTTCAACAACGCTACTTTTGATACCGCCCTTCTCGATTTTGGAACTCTTTTTCTATTTTCTTGACTCTTTGattaccaccacccatctttAATATCGAAACGTTGGTTCTCCTTGCAGCAACCCGCATTGAGACATTCTTCACACTTGTCAATCTTCCCCGGATTTTCTTGCTACAAGCCAAGATGAGATCCCTCGCATTGGTGCCGGTCTTGGCAACGATGCTCCCGAGTCTTGGGACAGCCACCCCGTCGCCGACAGTTGCTCAACCTCCCACCAAGAGGGGTAGCCTGCCGGCTGTGTCTGTTTCCGGGAATGGTTTGTCCTTACCACTCCTTTTTCAAAATGGGACCTTGGCTGATGTTGATCATAAAACAGCCTTTTGGCAAAACGACAAGCGGTTTTACATTCGCGGTGTGGACTACCAACCGGGTGGTtcctcggcgatggcggACCCCCTGGCGGACACGACGATTTGCAGCCGCGACATTGACCAATTCAGAAAGCTGGGCATCAACACGATTCGGGTCTACATTATTGACAATTCTGCCAGGCACGACGAGTGCATGGGCAAGCTGGCGGATGCGGGGATATACGTTATTGTCGATGCCAACAATCCGCTGTACAGCATCAACCGGTACGACCCGGCGCCGTCGTATAACGCAAAGTATCTGCAGAGCGTGTTTGCGACGATTGACGAGTTTGCCAAGTATGAGAATACGCTGGCGTTTTTTTCGGGGAATGAGGTGGTGAATGATGTGGTGAATTCGACGCTGGCGGCGAGGTATGTGAAGGCAGTGACGAGGGACATGAGGAAGTAtattggggagagggggtacCGGAGGGTGCCGGTGGGGTATTCGGCGGCGGATGTGGGGAGTAATAGGAGGCAGCAGGCGGATTGGATGAATTGTGggagtgaggatgagaggtCGGATTTTTTTGCGTTTGTAAGTTGTCTGAGAGGGTGTtgtgggaaaggggtggtttggtcgCTGACGTGAACAACAGAATGATTACTCGTGGTGCAATTCGGACTTTCGGACGGCGGGGTGGGACCAGAAGGTGAAGAACTTTTCGGATTATGGTTTGCCTATTTTGTGAGTTGGGTTTCggattggtggtggtggtgtgggatgATGCTGACGATGTGTAGCCTCTCGGAGTATGGCTGCCTTACCAATGGCCGGGACTTTGGCGAGGTTGCTGCTCTGATGAGTGACAAGATGACGAGTGTGTACTCTGGAGGTCTGATGTACGAATACGCCATGGGGGATAATGGTTACGGCATTGCAAAGATTCCTAGCGTCAAGGGCTCCTCGGTTCAGAAACTGGATGGGTTCGAAAAGTTTGCCTCTGCTCTGGCtgccaacccaccccccgaaggagatggaggatttGTCTCGACGACACACGCCAATGCCTGCCCTACCAAGGATGCCAACTGGCTCATTGACACGACTTTGCTGCCAGCTATCCCTGAGCAGGCCAAGATGTTAATGATGGAGGGGGCTGGATCTGGACCCGGTCTCGGTGGTGACGGGTCTCAGAATGCTGTGGATGCTGGCACTAGCAGTGGCGACGCGGAGCAAGGTTCTGGGACGGTGACTTCGTCCAGCACGCCCAAGGGGAGTGAAAATGCGGCGCCGGCGACATCAACCCCGGCCAACGCTAGAGCCGTGGTCAAGATCCCGTTGGTTCTGACGGGaatggtggttgtgttgaCATTGGGTGGTTCTTTTTTGCTCTGATGACAAGGAGACTAGGGTTGATGTGCATGTATCTGGCATGCTTGTTTGTGTATCGATTGATTTTTGACTGAGACATTGCTAGgttatggtggtgggaaaggcATCTTGACGTTTCTTTTGAACTAGAAAAAGGTTTTGGGACATTATGATAGTTTTTAATcaacttttctttttgttatGTGCTTCATCAAGGCCAGTCGCTGCTCTTTGCTAAAAAGTCCGCCAGCTTTTCGAGGTACTCCTTGTCTATTTGGTCGAAGCCGTTTTCGACTGTGCAGTCAATGTCGATTATCCCTACCACCCCCTTGCCCTCGACCATGATGGGGACGACGATTTCGCTTTTGCTGGACGAGTCGCAGGCGATGTGGCCTGGGAACTGCTCGACGTCGGGGACGAGCTGAGTTGTCTGGGTGGCGGCTGCTGTGCCGCAGACTCCGCGGCCGAAGTTGATGGTTTGGCAGGCGACTTTGCCTTGAAACGGACCCAAGATGAGGCGTGGTtttgtgggaggggaggtgtggTCGTGGACGTAGAAGCCGGCCCAGtttaccgaggaggagggggaggggagggagcggTAGAGGTgccagaggagggaggaggtgttggagaggttgcTGCCCTTTTGTCAGCTCGATTTTTCACTACGAAGTCTGTGGTGATATTTCATGGTGATGTTTCATGGTGATATTTCATGGTGGTAtgtcatggtggtgatgatgtttggGGTTTTGAATGTGGATGAGATACGGTGGCGGGGGTaaagagggggtggatgaatGCTGGGTAgttgaggggaaaggggaaaggggaaaaggggaaaggggaaagggggaaagggggaaaggggaaaggggaaaggggaaaggggaaaggggaaaggggtgtgATAGGGGGTGGCAGTTGGGGTGGTGAAAGGGTGAGATggggtgaaggtggtgaaaTAG from Podospora pseudoanserina strain CBS 124.78 chromosome 2, whole genome shotgun sequence includes the following:
- a CDS encoding hypothetical protein (COG:T; EggNog:ENOG503P1WW), translated to MVHADATNFSPNLTKPEAYQQLLDEVEGLCYEQRNWVCNLSNTSSLLWHLYRSLPSPSSSVNWAGFYVHDHTSPPTKPRLILGPFQGKVACQTINFGRGVCGTAAATQTTQLVPDVEQFPGHIACDSSSKSEIVVPIMVEGKGVVGIIDIDCTVENGFDQIDKEYLEKLADFLAKSSDWP
- the GAS5_1 gene encoding 1,3-beta-glucanosyltransferase (EggNog:ENOG503NYHJ; COG:G; CAZy:GH72), which encodes MRSLALVPVLATMLPSLGTATPSPTVAQPPTKRGSLPAVSVSGNAFWQNDKRFYIRGVDYQPGGSSAMADPLADTTICSRDIDQFRKLGINTIRVYIIDNSARHDECMGKLADAGIYVIVDANNPLYSINRYDPAPSYNAKYLQSVFATIDEFAKYENTLAFFSGNEVVNDVVNSTLAARYVKAVTRDMRKYIGERGYRRVPVGYSAADVGSNRRQQADWMNCGSEDERSDFFAFNDYSWCNSDFRTAGWDQKVKNFSDYGLPIFLSEYGCLTNGRDFGEVAALMSDKMTSVYSGGLMYEYAMGDNGYGIAKIPSVKGSSVQKLDGFEKFASALAANPPPEGDGGFVSTTHANACPTKDANWLIDTTLLPAIPEQAKMLMMEGAGSGPGLGGDGSQNAVDAGTSSGDAEQGSGTVTSSSTPKGSENAAPATSTPANARAVVKIPLVLTGMVVVLTLGGSFLL